One stretch of Desulfatibacillum aliphaticivorans DSM 15576 DNA includes these proteins:
- a CDS encoding glycosyltransferase encodes MEKTGKIRLMLLASALDAGGAERQLVALAKALDKDAFDVTVGLFYERGPLLKDLENQPGVDLFLLNKKGRWDLFSACARLIKELRRRRIQAVYSFLPGPNIYAIPCAMLAGGVKVIWSVRASDKDLNSAGWFARMFYFLEKSLSGFPHLIVSNSRAGAADVIARGFPQSKVEVIHNGIDTARFVKHVQKGRVLREKWGVAEGCTVYGVVASLRPMKGHRYFLEAAQIVSQKEKNVRFVCVGPKPGPARRELEELAAQLGVADKVIWAGPHTDMPAVYGALDVLVSSSVEHEGFSNSVGEAMSCSLPCVATDVGDSALIVGDCGIAVPPRDSEKLAQGMLEIRKRIAIEPDLCQKNRSRIQENFDVNLLADRTARAVRKILGKDDSR; translated from the coding sequence ATGGAAAAAACAGGAAAAATCCGCCTTATGCTTTTGGCCAGCGCCCTGGACGCCGGAGGCGCCGAACGGCAACTGGTCGCTTTGGCCAAGGCCCTGGACAAAGACGCCTTTGACGTGACCGTGGGCCTTTTTTACGAACGCGGCCCCTTGCTTAAGGATTTGGAAAACCAGCCGGGAGTCGACCTTTTTTTGCTGAACAAAAAAGGAAGGTGGGACCTGTTTTCCGCCTGCGCCAGACTCATCAAGGAGCTTCGCCGCCGCCGCATCCAAGCGGTGTACTCCTTTTTGCCCGGCCCCAACATCTACGCAATCCCCTGCGCCATGCTGGCCGGCGGAGTCAAGGTGATTTGGAGCGTTCGCGCTTCGGACAAGGATTTGAACAGCGCAGGCTGGTTTGCCCGCATGTTTTATTTTTTGGAGAAAAGCCTGTCCGGATTTCCCCATCTGATCGTCTCCAACTCCCGGGCCGGAGCGGCCGACGTCATCGCCCGGGGATTCCCCCAATCCAAGGTGGAGGTGATCCACAACGGCATTGATACGGCCCGGTTCGTTAAACACGTACAAAAGGGCAGGGTGCTGAGGGAAAAATGGGGCGTTGCGGAAGGCTGTACGGTTTACGGCGTGGTCGCCTCACTACGGCCCATGAAAGGCCATAGATATTTCTTGGAGGCGGCCCAAATCGTCTCGCAGAAGGAAAAAAACGTGCGCTTTGTGTGCGTGGGCCCCAAGCCCGGCCCGGCGCGGCGGGAGTTAGAAGAACTGGCGGCCCAGCTGGGCGTGGCTGACAAAGTCATCTGGGCCGGCCCTCACACCGACATGCCGGCCGTCTACGGCGCTTTGGACGTTTTGGTTTCGTCCTCGGTGGAGCACGAGGGCTTTTCCAATTCCGTTGGCGAGGCCATGAGCTGCTCGCTCCCTTGCGTGGCCACGGACGTGGGCGACTCCGCCCTTATCGTGGGGGATTGCGGGATCGCGGTTCCGCCCAGGGACTCGGAAAAACTGGCCCAAGGCATGCTGGAAATCAGGAAGCGCATTGCAATTGAACCCGATTTATGTCAAAAAAACAGGTCAAGAATTCAGGAAAATTTCGATGTGAACTTACTGGCCGACAGGACCGCCCGGGCCGTTCGCAAAATCCTGGGCAAGGACGATAGCCGGTAA
- a CDS encoding surface carbohydrate biosynthesis protein gives MSRRPLLLVPIETQVREMHAKILLACFAAEAGFSVLIGMQSELLRRAKYLPRGIYVEKGVAPPKLPGTSLLKDLGYKVTAWCEEGLVIVDQETYARDRVSAEVFSMLDAFYAWGKVQAGAIAMKMGDQAKKTVIAGNPRFDLLREPYQSIFHKEADALRKAHGRFILVNTNFGLYNNFYGPKYFIEHIMRDNGRIINEVHEKFLQDWVDHVGAVYESFKDLLPELSKAFPKHKIVLRPHPSENHENWHEAVRGLNNVEVIHKGNVIPWLLASEALIHNSCTTGVEAHVLGKPVVAYRPVLSDIYEYELPRVVSISAFTPQETVDVVSRILKGEEMAAPESSLGKDYAANIDGPFACRTITDSLARLLLDSPFEKRSPVKALGAMLRWKVKDSVYDFKVAVNKILNRKQSDAEYMKQKVPGITLDDVRSAVADLQECSGDFCRVQVERLEKTDYCFRISRKD, from the coding sequence ATGTCCAGGCGTCCTCTTTTACTTGTGCCCATCGAAACCCAGGTGCGCGAAATGCACGCAAAAATCCTGTTGGCGTGCTTCGCCGCCGAAGCCGGCTTCTCCGTGCTGATCGGCATGCAGTCGGAATTGCTCAGAAGGGCCAAATATCTGCCTCGGGGAATTTACGTGGAAAAGGGCGTGGCCCCTCCCAAACTCCCCGGAACCAGCCTGTTGAAGGATCTGGGCTACAAAGTCACGGCCTGGTGCGAGGAAGGCCTGGTGATAGTGGATCAGGAAACCTACGCCCGGGACCGGGTTTCGGCGGAAGTTTTCTCCATGCTGGACGCCTTTTACGCCTGGGGCAAGGTTCAGGCCGGCGCCATCGCCATGAAGATGGGGGATCAGGCCAAAAAGACCGTCATAGCCGGCAACCCCAGGTTCGACCTCCTGCGCGAGCCTTATCAAAGCATCTTTCATAAGGAGGCGGACGCTCTGCGCAAGGCCCACGGCCGTTTTATTCTGGTCAACACCAATTTCGGCCTGTACAACAACTTTTACGGCCCCAAATATTTTATTGAACACATCATGCGGGATAACGGCCGCATCATCAACGAGGTCCATGAAAAATTCCTCCAGGATTGGGTGGATCACGTGGGCGCGGTCTACGAGAGCTTTAAGGACTTGCTGCCCGAACTCAGCAAGGCCTTCCCAAAGCATAAAATCGTGCTGCGGCCCCATCCATCGGAAAACCACGAAAACTGGCACGAGGCCGTCCGCGGCCTGAATAACGTGGAGGTCATCCACAAAGGCAACGTCATACCCTGGCTGCTGGCTTCCGAGGCCCTCATCCACAACTCCTGCACCACCGGAGTGGAGGCCCACGTTCTGGGCAAGCCCGTTGTGGCCTACAGGCCCGTGCTGTCCGACATATATGAGTACGAATTGCCCAGGGTGGTCAGCATTTCCGCCTTTACTCCCCAGGAAACCGTGGACGTGGTTTCCCGCATCCTGAAAGGCGAGGAAATGGCCGCGCCTGAATCCTCTCTCGGCAAGGATTACGCCGCGAATATCGACGGCCCGTTCGCATGCCGCACCATTACGGATTCCCTGGCCCGTCTGCTGCTGGACTCTCCTTTTGAGAAGCGGTCCCCGGTCAAGGCCCTGGGCGCCATGCTGCGGTGGAAGGTCAAGGATTCGGTTTACGACTTCAAGGTCGCTGTAAACAAGATCCTGAACCGCAAGCAGAGCGATGCGGAATACATGAAGCAAAAGGTTCCGGGGATCACCCTGGACGACGTCCGGAGCGCCGTGGCGGATCTGCAGGAATGCAGCGGCGATTTTTGCAGGGTGCAGGTGGAGCGCCTGGAAAAAACCGATTACTGCTTTCGCATTTCCCGCAAAGACTAA
- the neuC gene encoding UDP-N-acetylglucosamine 2-epimerase: MKLCLVITTRGNYAKVKSIIQAAENDPDVELQIIVGGGAILAKYGNIADSLTTMGVNVDRRIHFLVEGETPVTMAKSAGLAVSEFTTAFENLQPDVVMVIADRFECLSIAMTASYMNIPVAHMEGGEVSGSIDESIRHAITKLAHVHFPATQEAADRIIRMGEAPETVFPVGATSLDVIAGLDLDNLQPIMEKQASAGVGARVDLTQPYLTVIQHPVTTEYAENLEHVNQTLNAIHELGMGTIWIWPNMDAGSDGISKGIRIFREKHVDAPMHFFKSLPIEHYAPLLKNAQAIVGNSSSGIREAAFLGTPCVNIGSRQSGRDRSVNIIDVGYDKAEIKAAIQKQLNHGRYEENHMWGDGKAGPKILDVLKTFDFTIQKRICY; the protein is encoded by the coding sequence ATGAAACTATGCCTGGTCATCACTACGAGAGGCAATTACGCCAAGGTCAAGTCCATCATACAGGCCGCGGAAAACGACCCGGACGTGGAACTGCAGATCATCGTGGGGGGCGGCGCCATCCTGGCCAAGTACGGCAACATAGCCGATTCCCTCACAACCATGGGCGTGAATGTGGACCGGCGCATCCATTTTCTGGTGGAAGGCGAAACCCCGGTCACCATGGCGAAAAGCGCGGGCCTGGCCGTCAGCGAGTTCACCACGGCCTTTGAGAACCTGCAGCCGGACGTGGTCATGGTCATCGCCGACCGGTTCGAATGCCTTTCCATCGCCATGACAGCCTCGTACATGAACATCCCCGTGGCGCACATGGAAGGCGGCGAGGTTTCCGGCTCCATTGACGAAAGCATTCGCCACGCCATCACCAAACTCGCCCATGTGCATTTTCCCGCCACCCAGGAAGCCGCGGATCGCATTATTCGAATGGGCGAAGCGCCCGAAACCGTGTTCCCGGTGGGCGCCACCAGCCTGGATGTCATCGCCGGGCTGGATCTGGACAACCTGCAGCCGATTATGGAAAAGCAGGCTTCCGCGGGCGTGGGCGCCCGGGTGGACCTTACCCAGCCTTATTTGACGGTCATCCAGCATCCGGTCACCACCGAGTACGCCGAAAATCTGGAGCACGTCAATCAGACCCTGAACGCCATCCACGAGCTGGGCATGGGAACCATCTGGATCTGGCCCAACATGGACGCGGGGTCCGACGGCATATCCAAAGGCATCCGGATTTTTCGCGAGAAGCACGTGGACGCGCCCATGCATTTTTTCAAAAGCCTGCCCATCGAGCATTACGCGCCCCTGCTTAAAAACGCCCAGGCCATTGTGGGCAACTCCTCAAGCGGCATTCGCGAGGCCGCCTTTTTGGGAACCCCCTGCGTGAACATCGGCTCCCGCCAGTCTGGCCGGGACCGGAGCGTCAACATCATCGACGTGGGCTACGACAAAGCCGAGATCAAAGCCGCCATCCAAAAGCAGTTGAACCACGGCCGGTACGAAGAAAACCACATGTGGGGAGACGGCAAGGCCGGCCCGAAGATTTTGGACGTTCTGAAAACCTTCGATTTTACCATCCAAAAACGGATTTGCTATTAG
- a CDS encoding N-acetylneuraminate synthase family protein → MAFEFAKQFEIDGRPVGAGCPVYIIAEAGVAHFGSLKKAYDLVDLAVEAGADAIKFQVFQARKLISTASQEWIDRLASRELPYDSFKKIAEYCREKCITFFATAHDEPSLDFLDSLDTPVYKIGSGEVENWPFIRKVAQKGKPVILSTGMYTEEQIQEAVDIFVKAGNPQLAVLHCVTAYPTAPRLINLRAIKALQDMGVIAGYSDHTMGYHIPLAAVAMGAAVIEKHITLDFEVPNAQDWKVSCGPDDLYLFVEQVREVEESLGSGVKSPNKAEKQSLAWARKSIVSACAISAGQCITEDMLVCKRPGTGISPAEMDKVLGREAAVDIREDELITWEQLR, encoded by the coding sequence ATGGCCTTTGAATTTGCAAAGCAATTTGAGATTGACGGACGTCCCGTGGGCGCCGGATGCCCGGTGTACATCATTGCCGAGGCGGGCGTGGCCCATTTCGGCAGTTTGAAAAAGGCCTATGACCTGGTGGACCTTGCCGTGGAAGCCGGAGCGGACGCCATCAAGTTCCAGGTGTTTCAGGCTCGTAAGCTCATATCCACCGCCTCTCAGGAATGGATCGACCGTTTGGCCTCCCGGGAATTGCCCTACGACTCCTTTAAAAAAATTGCGGAGTATTGCCGGGAAAAATGCATCACCTTTTTCGCCACGGCCCACGACGAGCCCAGCCTGGACTTTCTGGATTCCCTGGATACGCCTGTATACAAAATCGGGTCGGGCGAGGTGGAAAACTGGCCCTTTATCCGCAAGGTCGCCCAAAAGGGCAAGCCGGTTATTTTATCCACAGGCATGTATACGGAAGAGCAAATTCAGGAAGCCGTGGATATTTTTGTAAAGGCGGGCAACCCCCAACTGGCCGTGCTTCATTGCGTCACGGCCTATCCCACGGCGCCCCGGCTGATCAACCTCCGCGCCATCAAAGCCCTTCAAGACATGGGCGTGATCGCCGGATATTCGGACCACACCATGGGGTATCACATCCCCCTGGCGGCCGTTGCCATGGGCGCGGCCGTCATTGAAAAGCACATCACCCTGGATTTTGAGGTGCCCAACGCCCAGGACTGGAAAGTCTCTTGCGGCCCGGACGACCTGTATCTTTTTGTGGAGCAGGTCCGGGAGGTGGAGGAAAGCCTGGGAAGCGGAGTCAAAAGCCCCAACAAGGCCGAAAAGCAAAGCCTGGCCTGGGCGCGCAAAAGCATCGTCTCAGCCTGCGCCATTAGCGCAGGCCAGTGCATTACCGAAGACATGCTGGTGTGCAAAAGGCCCGGAACCGGCATTTCCCCCGCTGAAATGGATAAGGTTCTGGGCAGGGAGGCGGCCGTTGACATCCGGGAAGACGAATTGATTACATGGGAGCAATTGCGTTGA
- a CDS encoding class I SAM-dependent methyltransferase, which yields MKETDKQSASTYDFVQQTGRDKYFAARDREIALLSDGADGIKPEFAEPLDKCPVCGCGQSELWFKKQGFEFRRCKNTSVCGHIFGNPQINEDALNDCYRGAGEGGECAEVSANDLWIEVLLSQANASYDKGKYQRGIDAMQAALGTDKPGRVLDIGCSIGHFLALAKEAGWDAVGLELNEKAVAYATKELGLDVRPRLLDEAGFPPESFDVVTLWGVIEHLKRPVEVISQIAEILKPGGILLTFCPNGASMVCRVLREHAATFDGRNHPSYFTPQSIKYVMKQSGLENIAISFHQPDLDAVLNYLEGRDPYLRDEQEKGPLHAFFSGENRPKAEDFIRENGYGYKMMTLNRKPV from the coding sequence ATGAAAGAAACGGATAAACAAAGCGCAAGCACTTACGATTTTGTGCAGCAAACCGGCCGGGACAAGTATTTTGCCGCCAGGGACAGGGAGATCGCCCTGCTTTCCGACGGCGCCGACGGCATCAAGCCCGAGTTCGCCGAGCCCCTGGATAAATGCCCGGTCTGCGGCTGCGGCCAAAGCGAGCTATGGTTCAAAAAGCAGGGCTTTGAGTTCAGGCGCTGCAAAAACACCTCGGTCTGCGGCCATATTTTCGGCAATCCCCAGATCAACGAAGACGCCCTGAACGATTGTTATCGCGGCGCGGGCGAAGGCGGCGAATGCGCCGAGGTTTCCGCCAACGACCTCTGGATCGAGGTTCTGCTTTCCCAGGCCAACGCGTCTTACGACAAAGGCAAGTACCAGCGCGGCATCGACGCCATGCAAGCAGCCCTTGGGACGGACAAGCCCGGCCGGGTTCTGGACATCGGCTGCTCCATCGGCCATTTTCTGGCCCTGGCCAAGGAAGCCGGTTGGGACGCCGTGGGCCTGGAACTGAACGAAAAGGCCGTGGCTTACGCAACCAAAGAGCTTGGCCTGGATGTGCGGCCCCGGTTGCTGGACGAGGCCGGCTTTCCGCCCGAATCCTTTGATGTGGTCACCTTGTGGGGCGTTATCGAGCACTTGAAACGGCCGGTGGAGGTAATCAGCCAGATCGCCGAAATCCTCAAGCCCGGCGGAATCCTCCTGACCTTCTGCCCCAACGGCGCCAGCATGGTCTGCCGGGTGCTCCGGGAGCACGCAGCCACGTTCGACGGCCGGAATCATCCCTCGTATTTTACGCCCCAAAGCATCAAGTACGTGATGAAGCAATCCGGGCTGGAAAATATAGCCATTTCCTTTCACCAGCCGGATTTGGACGCGGTGTTGAATTACCTGGAGGGCAGGGATCCTTACTTGCGGGATGAGCAGGAAAAAGGCCCCTTGCACGCCTTTTTTTCGGGCGAAAACAGGCCCAAGGCAGAGGATTTCATCCGGGAAAACGGATACGGCTACAAGATGATGACCTTAAACAGAAAGCCGGTATAA